The genome window TTGCTTTGTATGATTTTTTGTATCCACATCAGTAATAATTTTTTCTATATATCCTTTTGCATCTATTACAAAAGTGGTTCTTATAGTGCCAATATGTGTTACTCCGAATAATTTCTTCTCGCCCCATACACTATATTTTTCATGAATTATTTTATCCCCATCGCATATAAGGGTAAAAGGTATATTATATTTTTGAATAAACTTCTTATGGGAAACTTCATCATCGGGGCTTATTCCTAATATTATATATCCTTCTTTTTCTATATGTAAATAATTATCTCTAAGGTTACATGCCTGGTTTGTACAACCTGGTGTATCATCTTTTGGATAAAAATAGAGTATTACTTTTTTCCCTCTTAAACTACTGAGAGATATTGTATTGCCATTTTGGTCTTTACCCGTAAAATCAGGGGCTAATTCTCCTATTTTCAATTGCATATATTTTCTATTGGTATATTTTATTTATACTTAATTCCATTTGAATTTACAAAATTCTTGTGTGTAAATATTGGTAACTACACAAAAATATATATTTAATTTTCTGAAATTATTTTAATTTGAGTGTATTTTGAATGTAATAATATAATTTTACATTATATTAAAAATATAATATTATTAGTTCTTTATTCCAATATTTAAAATAATACCGTAATTATGCAATTATTTTTTTAAATATTTTGTTTTTAACACAAAAACATTTTTTTATGAAGTTTTTTATGTTATTTTTAATAATGATTACTCTCCGAAAAATCACTTTTGGCACCTTTATAATTTTGTAACTCTTTGATTTCCAATAATTTTAAAACTCCATATCTCTGTAAAAAAGCTTTCAGAGCAGATTCAAATAAAACTGTGGATTATTTAGAATATCAAGAAGCAATATCAGAATCCAAAGCCAAACAAGAAGATATTGATGAACTGGCAAGAGAAGTAAATAAAAAATGGTGGGAGAAAAATCAATAGAGATTCGTTTCATGGCAAAAAAGAAAATTTTTAATACGTAATACTTAGTTTTAATACAATATTTTATAAATGAAAAATTTAAGCATACAGGAAAGAGAATTTTTAATGGAATGTTTAGCCAACGGCTCAACTATTCCCGAAGATTTTAGAGAGAAACTGTTTCCAACTACACATAAAGAATACGAACTACGCTACGCAGGAAAAATGCGTAAAGAAGATATTTTAGCCGACCAAGATGGAACTTTTGCTGTGCCTTTGCAAGTAGAAAAAATATACAACGGAGAAAGAGAAAAGTTTAAAGACGATTGGAGAAATATGCTCGTTTTTGGAGATAACTTACAATTCCTAAAAACCCTATATAAAAACGAAGACCCACTCATCAAAGACAAAGTTAAAGGGAAAGTAAAACTTATTTATATTGATCCACCTTTTGCAACGGAGTCAGATTTTAAAACTAATTCAGGAGGTTTAGCTTATACTGACAAAGCAAAAGGTTCAGAGTTTATTGAATTTATTAGAAAGAGACTAATTGTTGCAAAAGAAATTCTTGCAGAAAATGGTGCAATAATAGTTCATTTAGATTCCAAAATGTGTCATTATCTTAAAATTGTTTTAGATGAAGTATTTCAAAAAAATAATTTCAAAAATCAAATTATTTGGCATTACAGAAGATGGACAGCTGGTAGTAATAATTTTCAAAATATGCACGATACTTTGTTGTTTTACTCCAAGTCAGATTTACATAAACTAAATAAGATTGAAATTACTCCAACAAAAAGCAAATTAGATGCAATTAACAGAGGTTATCATACTAATGTTATTAAAAGTGGTGGAAAAAAAATATCTCAACTGTTAGTATATGATGAAGATAAATATAATAAATTAGTAATAGATAAAAAATTAGACATTTCAAAATATGATAAAATTGTATATGTAAACACAAAAGATGTAATTGCTCCTGATGTGTGGACAGATATTAATTTTATAAATTCTCAAGCAAATGAAAGACTTGATTATCCAACTCAAAAACCAGAAGAATTAATTGAAAGAATAATCAAAGCTAACACAAATGAAAACGACATTGTTTTAGATTTCTTTGGAGGTAGCGGGACAACTTGTGCAGTTGCCGAAAAATTGGGAAGAAGATGGATAAGTTGTGATATTGGTAAATTTAGTTTTTATACCCAACAAAAAAGACTTTTAACCATACAAGAAAGTAAAGATTTAGATAATTCAAAACAAAAATACGAGAAACTTGCTAAAACTTTTGTAACCGTAAATACAGGTATTTACGACCTCAAAAAAATGCAAGAACTCAACCAAGACAAATATATTGAGTTTGTATTGCAATTATTTGAAGTTACACCGAAGAAACAAACTAAAAAAGGATTTGCATTTCACGGAGAACGAAAAGACGGTTATCCTGTTTTAGTTTGGGATTATTGGAATAATAAAGAAAGTAATTTAGATAGTTTCTTTTTAGAAAAATTACACCAGATTTTAGGAAAAAGTATTTCCAAAAGAGTTTACATTATCGCACCCGCAAACGCAGTAGATTTTATTAGTGATTTTCACGAATTGGATGACGTTCGGTATTATTTTCTAAAAATACCCTATCAAATTATAAAAGAATTACACTCCAAAGATTTTGCTAAAATCCGACAGCCAAAAAGCAAAAACAAAGTCAATGATTTAGATAATGCAATTGGGTTTCATTTTAGTTTGCAACCAGATGTAGAAGCTCTTTTTGAAAACGATAAAATTATAATCAAAAAATTTACTTCAAACTTTAGAGAAGAGGAAACCAACAAAGAATTAGAAAATTTTGAAAGTTTGAGTAT of Chitinophagaceae bacterium contains these proteins:
- the bcp gene encoding thioredoxin-dependent thiol peroxidase, with the translated sequence MQLKIGELAPDFTGKDQNGNTISLSSLRGKKVILYFYPKDDTPGCTNQACNLRDNYLHIEKEGYIILGISPDDEVSHKKFIQKYNIPFTLICDGDKIIHEKYSVWGEKKLFGVTHIGTIRTTFVIDAKGYIEKIITDVDTKNHTKQIL
- a CDS encoding site-specific DNA-methyltransferase — encoded protein: MKNLSIQEREFLMECLANGSTIPEDFREKLFPTTHKEYELRYAGKMRKEDILADQDGTFAVPLQVEKIYNGEREKFKDDWRNMLVFGDNLQFLKTLYKNEDPLIKDKVKGKVKLIYIDPPFATESDFKTNSGGLAYTDKAKGSEFIEFIRKRLIVAKEILAENGAIIVHLDSKMCHYLKIVLDEVFQKNNFKNQIIWHYRRWTAGSNNFQNMHDTLLFYSKSDLHKLNKIEITPTKSKLDAINRGYHTNVIKSGGKKISQLLVYDEDKYNKLVIDKKLDISKYDKIVYVNTKDVIAPDVWTDINFINSQANERLDYPTQKPEELIERIIKANTNENDIVLDFFGGSGTTCAVAEKLGRRWISCDIGKFSFYTQQKRLLTIQESKDLDNSKQKYEKLAKTFVTVNTGIYDLKKMQELNQDKYIEFVLQLFEVTPKKQTKKGFAFHGERKDGYPVLVWDYWNNKESNLDSFFLEKLHQILGKSISKRVYIIAPANAVDFISDFHELDDVRYYFLKIPYQIIKELHSKDFAKIRQPKSKNKVNDLDNAIGFHFSLQPDVEALFENDKIIIKKFTSNFREEETNKELENFESLSMVVIDRDFNNKDFMMSDCVFSEEMESVQNTLQISLENAGDLICVIFIDIYGNEFKQTFKTNKL